One genomic window of Gossypium hirsutum isolate 1008001.06 chromosome D11, Gossypium_hirsutum_v2.1, whole genome shotgun sequence includes the following:
- the LOC107929800 gene encoding general transcription factor 3C polypeptide 6, giving the protein MEKNKDDDYGEEEDSEYVLLDLEAVRGQIDIPPNAPYTLSGLDTMNPILIIDKKVKLIGEYEETIGTCFVFSEDEASPVVHEETGPSEANLFSGKYIIDPNQAPRKQVKPVTRLQKILKFRLLLDEDVQVETNSQNNSIL; this is encoded by the exons ATGGAGAAAAATAAGGATGACGATTATGGAGAGGAAGAAGATTCAGAGTATGTATTACTTGATCTTGAAGCTGTTCGTGGGCAGATTGACATCCCTCCAAATGCACCTTATACTCTTTCT GGTCTGGATACGATGAATCCAATATTAATCATAGACAAAAAAGTGAAGCTG ATCGGAGAATATGAAGAAACAATTGGGACTTGCTTTGTTTTCTCTGAAGATG AAGCTTCACCTGTAGTACATGAAGAGACAGGTCCATCAGAGGCAAATCTCTTCTCAGGCAAATATATAATAGATCCAAATCAAGCTCCAAGAAAGCAAGTAAAACCGGTCACTCGACTTCAGAAGATTCTCAAGTTCAGATTGTTACTCGACGAGGATGTTCAAGTCGAAACAAATTCCCAAAATAATTCAATATTGTAA